From Leptolyngbya sp. 'hensonii':
TCAGATCAATCCAGAACCAAAGTCCGATCGGAATTAGGATGCGCGCCAGGAAAGAAGATAAGAAGCTGACTGGAATCGCTCCAATCATCAGATAAACCGTAATTGCCAGTAAGCTAGAAACACGCCAATAAATCGCTAGCAGGCGCTGAATTGCTTCATTTTTCTGAACAAATGCCCAAACCAACAAAACCAGTGGGAGGATAACAGTAAGGAGCACCGCCAGCCGATAGTCCATCCAGACCAAAGGCTCGAACCAAAGCTTTCCTGGCATGATTTAATCCGTACAAAAAATAGCAATTCACCTCAATAGTATCAAGTTTCATCGTAGTCGTATGGATGCTCTCCTGATTCTGTGTTTTGCCCTGATTCCCCCTGTGCTCTCCCTCTGGATCATGCGTTGGGCTGAAGTGCAGGCCCAGCAAAGATTAAGGGCAGCTACAGATTTGGCCACTTTACAGGGGTTGCAACGGGTACGACAGGCTCAGGGCAATCACTACGGGATTGAAGGCCTAGGTTATCAGATTGGGGATCTGACCTGCCAATTCAACGCCCGTTCCGCTTACATTCGCTGTGCGGTCAACCCCTATGGCCCCTGCCAGCAATGTCCCCATTACCAATCCATTGAGTTTGCCGAGTGAGGAGCCCAAAACCATCGTGACTGTCCCCTCTGTTGCCCGATCGCCCATTCGAGGGACCACTCGTTTGCTGGGGGTCATCGGCGATCCAATTCAGCACTCCCTCTCACCCGTCATGCATAATGCTGCGATCGCCGATCTGGGTGTGGATTATGTCTATCTGCCGTTTCACGTCAAACCATCTGACCTGACCCCAGCGATCAAAGGATTCGAGGCGATCGGCGTCCAGGGATTCAGTATCACCCTGCCCCACAAACAAACCATTTTGCCCCTGCTAACCCGGATTTCAGAAACCGCTCAGGCGATCGGAGCCGTCAACACAGTCTGGTGGACCGATCAGGGCTGGAGTGGCACCAATACGGATGTGGAGGGCTTCATCGCACCTCTGAAATCAGAGCAGCGGGATTGGGCCAACCTAACCGCCGTCATCCTCGGCAATGGGGGGGCGGCCCGGGCCGTGGTGGCTGGCTGTGCCCTGTTGGGCTGCCAGCAGATCCGGGTGGTGGGACGGAATGCCCCCAAATTAAGTCAGTTCGTCGAGAGCTGGCAGCAATCCCCTTTCACCATGACCCTGACCGCCCACCCCTGGGCGGATCTGCCCACCCTGCTGCCCGAGGCTGGCCTGGTGGTCAACGCCACTCCGATCGGCATGGCCCCTCAGACAGCCCAGTCGCCTCTCAGTGCAGACCTCATCGGGCACCTGACTGCCGGTGCGATCGCCTACGACCTGATCTATACCCCCCGCCCAACTCGCTTCCTGGAAGAGGCCCAGGCCCAGGGGGCAGCCCCGATCGATGGACTGGAAATGCTAGTGCAACAGGGGGCCGCCGCCCTTCAGATCTGGTTGCAGCAGCCTGCTCCCGCTGACATCATGCGAGCGGCCCTGCTGGACCATCTGGCCCACCGTTAACCTTTAAGAGGCCGCTGGCTCAAACTTCAGGGACACCCCATTCATACAGTACCGTTGCCCAGTCGGAGCCGGACCATCTTCAAAGACATGGCCCAAGTGACCGCCGCAACGGCTGCAATGGACTTCTACACGGGTCATGAAAAAGGAACGATCGACGGTGGTCGCAATTGCCCCTTCGATCGGGCTGAAGAAACTGGGCCAGCCTGTACCACTGTTAAACTTAGCGTCTGAGGTAAATAGGGGCTGTTCACAGGCAGCGCAGTGGTAAACCCCTTCCCCGTATTGCTTATCCAGGGGACTGGTTCCAGCCCGCTCCGTTCCATGCTGGCGCAGAACCCGAAACTGCTCGGGGGTTAAAACCTGACGCCATTCTTCTTCGGTCTTATTGATTTCAAAATTGCGATCGAGGGTTGCCATAGGTGCTGGTCTCCATTTCATCTCAGAGAAGAATTGCTTCAGGCTAATGCTGAACGCAGGGATCGGGAAAACTCCGGGTTCCCTGACTATCCTTCTATTATTTTGAATAATTATGAGACTTGGCTGAGGTGTGGATAATACAACCCCAATCCAATCCTGGTCACGTCCCCCATTAATAGTAGGATTGAGTTAAAAATTCTAGAGACTACTAGTTATGCAAGGCTTTTGGAGCAATGTTTCCCGTTACCCCCGTTACTTTATCACCGTCGGCCTGGGGGTCTTTTTGAATGTGATTTCCCCCCTGATTCCCCTGCTCAAGCGTCCCAGCACAGCTATTGCCTTGATTGGCATCCTCATTTCAATGCTGGTTTTTGTCGCCTTCACATTGCGGGCGATGCTGGGCTTGACTTAAGTAGAATAGATGTTCGGCTGTCAGTCTTTTGAATTTCAGCCCACAATCGATAGCGGGTTCGACCGACCGATTCAGCGGCGGCACAGCAATTAAAAAAGGCAAGTTAGAGTTATGGCTACGAATCGTCGGGTGGCACGGGTGGCTGAACTGATTAAGCGGGAAGTCAGCCAGATGCTGCTCTCAGAGATTAAGGACGATCGCGTCGGGGCCGGAATGGTCAGTGTCACCGATGTGGATGTTTCCGGAGATCTGCAGCATGCCAAGATTTTTGTCAGCATTTATGGGACGGATGAGGCCAGGGCAGAAACCATGGCCGGGCTTAAATCAGCTACCGGCTTTGTCAGAAGTGAGCTGGGTCATCGCGTCCGGCTCCGACGCACCCCGGAAGTGATCTTTATGGAAGATCGATCGATTGAGCGGGGAACTCGGGTGCTCTCCCTATTAAATCGCTTGAGCGAAGCCAGGCAAACCTCGGATTTAGGAACGGCGGAAGAGAGTACAAACCTGCTCCTAGACGACTTCTTGGATGAGGACACCGATTGACACCTTCTCCTCTGCAATCCCTGCTCCGGTTCCCCCCCTGGGAAACCCTGCCCCTTCGCCAGCAAGTCGCTCAGATGGTGGTCGTCCGAGCCTCCGGTTATTTGTTTGATCATCAGATTCGTTATCCAGCCTGGGAACCTCCTGCTGCTGTACTGCGATCCCTGATCCAGGATCTGGGGGTGGGCGGTGTGATCCTGTTAGGGGGCAGTGCTGGAGAACTTCACCTGCGTACCCAGCAATTGCAAGATTGGGCTCACCTGCCCCTGTTGATCGCAGCGGATGTGGAAGAAGGCGTGGGGCAACGGTTTGCCGGAGCCACCTGGTTTCCACCTCCCATGGCTCTGAACGCCATTTTTCAGCAGGATCAAGCTAAGGCTTTAGGCCATGCTGAGGCAATGGGAGCCACGATCGCCCAGGAGTCTCTGGCGATCGGCCTCAACTGGGTGCTGGCTCCGGTGGTAGATGTTAACAATAACGCAGCTAATCCGGTGATTAACGTCCGGGCCTTCGGTGAAACACCGGAGGTAGTCAGTCACCTGACCGCAGCATTCCTGCGGGGAGCGCAACGCCATCCCGTTCTGACCACAGCCAAGCACTTTCCGGGGCATGGGGATACGGCTGTGGACTCCCACCTGGAACTGCCGATCGTGCCTCACCTGGAAGATCGCCTGCAGCAGATCGAACTCTCGCCCTTCCGGACCGCGATCGGAGCTGGGGTGGATGCGGTCATGAGTGCCCACCTGCAAATTCCCGCCTGGGATCGCACCTACCCGGCCACCCTTTCCCCCCGAATTCTGACCCAGGAACTGCGCCAGAACTTGCAATTTGCCGGGCTGATTGTCACAGACGCTCTGGTGATGGGGGCGATCGCCAACCGCTATGGCACCGAGGAAGCGGCGGTGCTGGCGGTGGAAGCTGGAGCGGATATTCTACTGATGCCTGCCGACCCGGCTGCAGCGATTGAGGCAGTTTGTGCAGCGGTCACCAGCGGGAGAATTCCCCTGGAACGGATTCAGGCTTCCCTGGAACGCATCTGGTGGGCCAAGCAGAAGGTCTGTGCACCTGCGATCGTCTCCGAGGATACCCATCCCCATGCCTGGGAAACCCTACCAGACGCTCCAAGGCAGGACTTTACAGCCCTGCTGTCCCAACCCCAGAGTCTGAAACTGGTCCAGACAATTCTGCAGGAGTCGATGACCTGCCATGGTCAAGCGCCCTCTTTACCACCTGCAGCCAGTCGTAACCTGATTGTCGTGGATAATTTGCTGGACAGCGAGTTTCTGGGGCTGCAAACCCCAGCCATTACCCTGCCCCAATCTCTGGGTTACTCGTTAGCGCTGATCGATCGCCAGACCGCAACCGGGGGTTCCGACCCCAGCGCTATCAACCAACCCACCCTTTTACAGGTGTTTGTGCGGGGCAATCCCTTTCGGGGATCTGCCGGATTAACCCAGACGGTGCAGACCTGTTTCCAATCTCTGATCGAACGGGGGCAACTGCAGGCTCTGGTGGTTTATGGCAGTCCTTACATCCTGGAACAACTTCTCATCACCTTGCCCCCTGACATCCCTTACGTTTTCAGCTATGGCCAGATGGCGATCGCCCAGGCTGTTGCCCTGCAGCACCTCTTCCCCACAGAAAAAGCCACTTCACTCAACCAGGACTGTCCATAGCGAACATCCCAAATTAGCAGACAATCTGACAATATAAAAAATAGCTCTACAGAATCCACCCCATCCCAGCATTAGGGTACTTCGTGAAGAGCAAGGCAAGGGGATTTACTGGATTTACTGGCTTCTCCCATGGTTATTACACACAAAACCGTTGTCATGATTCAACCTTCAAAGCGGCAGGGCCAAATCTGGCAGGCTGCTTTGAACTCCCAGAAAGTTTCCGTGATCTGGGAGGCATCGGATGTGGATCTCTCCCAAATGTTAAGTCGGATTCAGGAGACCGGATTTAATCCCCCTGATCTATTGCTGATTGATGTCGGGGTTTTAAGCTGCAATCCCTATGCTTTCTGCCGCTGGTGCCGGGAACACCACCCCGATCAGAAAATCATTTTGACCAATGTTAGCCAGCGGGAGATTTCCCCGCCAGAACGGCAATGGGCCATGTACCAGGGGGCGCTGGATCTACTGCCCGGCTTCCAGAGAGAAACCCTCCTTACAGGGGTCACCTCAGCCCTGACCCGCGTTTTGACAGCCATGGATGGACAGCAGCTCAATCAGGAATCGCTGATTAACGTTCTGTTCTCCATTACCTCCCTGCAGCATTCCTCCAAACCTCGCAACACCCCTCCCCCCACAGAGAACAGTTCCACGGGTCAGGAGACACCTGTGCCCGCACCTCCCCGCAAAGTCATTCCCAATCAGTTGGTCCAATCCCCCGGCCAGAAGCCCTCGGCCCCCGATCGCATTGCTCCCGTCCCCTTAATCATGGAGGAAGCCTCAGCTAGTCCAGCCGCCGCTTTTCCCGAAGCCATCCCAGGAGACAAGGGGGAAGAAAACCGGCGCAGCTATCGGGGAGTCGTTTATTAATCCAGGGTGGATTCAGAGTTCTGAGCCAATCGCTGCAGGGCAAAGGTAGCTGCTTCGGCCACCTGAGGATGGCTATCTTTTTCCAGATATTTCAGGGCAGATAGAGTCTTGGGGCTGGGTAAATCCCCCAGGGCTTCCGCTAACCGTTGCCGCACCAGCCAATCTTCCGCCTGGGCAAAACGCAAAATCTGATCCACTGCGCCAACGGCTTTGATTTCACCCAGCGCCGAGATCGCAGCTTGCTGCACCACAACCTCTTCACTATCCAGGGCTTTGACCAGCGCATCGTAGGCCCGGGGATCTTTCAGATTTCCCAGGGACACTGCCGCACTGAAGCGCACCAACCAATCGGTATCTTCGTAGAAAGCCCGTATCAGAGGTTCCAGAGCTCTCAGATCGCCCAGATAGCCCAGGGCTCCAGCCGCCCCAGCCCGAATTCCATAATCTGAGTCTGTTTCGAGGAAACGCACCAGAATCGGAAAACATTCTTCCGTAGGCTTCAGTCCCAGGGCAAAAACGGCCATAGACCGAATTTGCAAGTTGTCATCATGCAACACTTTCTTAATCAGCGGCACTGCCTCAACTGCCGGAACGTCCCGGAGTGCAGCCAGGGCCAGCATGCGATCGCGGGAGCTCTGGCTCTCTAGCTGAACAGCAATTTGCTCCAGACCGGGATGAGCCATAATTTTATAAAACTTTACAACTTCTCTCATTTTAGCAGACCATTCCCGGAAGCGCCGCCTTTCAGATCAGGCCCCCCAAAGAAGCCCGGCAGAAACATTCAGGGACAAGACGGACACCGGGTCTCTCTTTCCCCTGGAGGCTTTGCTGAATGCAAATATGAATTACCCTCATCCCCAACCCTTCTCCCGCAGGAGAAGGGAGCTAAAACTCTTGTTCCCTCTCCTTTGGGAGAGGGCTAGGGTGAGAGCTGCATAAGGCTCAAGCACGAAAATCATCCTTCTATTCAGCAACGCCCCCCTGGAGACTAAAAATCCACAAGAAATACATAAAACCATCGTATTATGTAATATTTTTTCCTTTTTATCGGAACAGCGGCGACCAGCGCGTAACAATGTTCAGATTTATACAGAAAGGTCTGTCGTAAATATGGGATGCCTATCCCAGGAAGCAGCGTTGTATGCAATGTCTGTGGAGCCAGTATCTGTGGGAATCACAATCTCAAATTGGTATTAGAGGAAAAGGAATGAGCCGACACTGGAAACGTCTCCTCGCGTTAGCGATCGGAACCCTGGTTTTAGCGGTGTTTGGAACATCGGTCGTCGAAGCAGCCGCTCCTCCCACGCTGGAATCTTTAAGTGCCCAGACCACCCAGCTCCAGCTTTCGATCGATACCACCTGGGTTTTAATTGCCGGTTTCCTGGTGTTTTTCATGCAGACTGGCTTTGCCCTCCTAGAGGCAGGGCTGGTCCGACAGAGTGCGGTGGTCAACACCTTGCTCGAAAACTTTATTGATGCAGCAGTCACGATCCTGGCCTGGTGGGCTGTTGGTTTTGCGATCGCCTTTGGCACCGACGCAGGGGGACTGGGCCTGATCGGTTCAGACAACTTTTTCCTGAGTGAGGCAATTACCTTCACTGCACCCTCCGGTCAATCCACCACCAATCAGTTCATCTTCAATAGCATTCCAACGACCTATGGCATGGGCGCAGGGGGCTCCTCTGTCGGCATTAACACGCTGACGCTTTTCTTCTTCCAATTCGCTTTTGCTGCCACGGCCAGCACCATCACCACGGGGGCAATGGCAGAACGGACGGATTTTCTGGGAGATTTAATTTACACCACCTTCATGGGAGCTTTCAGCTATCCCATCATTGTCCATTGGGTCTGGAATAACGGCGGTTGGCTGGCCAAAATGGGGTATCACGATTTTGCAGGCAGTTCCGTCGTCCATACAGTGGGAGGCGTGACGGCGATCGTGGGGGCTTACCTGCTAGGCCCGAGGGCCAATCGCGGTCCCTGGGGGCAGCCTCCCTTACCCTGTAACCTCTCCCTGGCCACCTTAGGAGCCATGATCCTGTGGTTTGGTTGGTATGGCTTTAACCCTGGGTCTACCCTCTCGACAGGCAATACTGGCCTGATGGCTCTGGTCACCGTCAACACCACTCTGGCAGCCGGTGCAGGCGCAATTTCCACCCTGCTTTATGTCTATATCCGCACAGGTAAGTGGCACCTGTTTTGCACCCTGAATGGATCTCTGGCCGGTCTGGTCGCCATTACTGCCGGATGTGCCTTTGTTGCCCCCTGGGCTGCCGTCCTGATTGGCCTCACTGCTGGCATTCTAGTGATTGTGGTTGTAGACCTGATTGAATCAGCCAAGATCGATGACCCCGTGGGCGCTTTTGGTGTCCATGGCTCCTGTGGCATGATGGGTACCCTGGCGATCGGCTTCCTGGGCCAACCCCAACTTACCCTAAATCAGAAGGGCGGATTACTCCTGGGAGGCGGGTTGGACCTGCTCTTCACCCAATTGATTGGGTTACTCGCCATTATTCTGTTTACTGGGGCTTTCTCATTTATCCTGTTCGGCCTGTTGAAATCTCTGGGCCACCTGCGGGTTCACCCCAAGGCTGACAAGATCGGGATCGATGTTTTTGAGCACGGTGCAACTGCCTGGCCCGATGTCTATCCGATTAAAAAGTTGGAATAATTCACACCCCTCTGGAGTAAGAGTCCAACCCCCATTCTCTGAAGCTGGGTGAGTTCAGGGCAAGGCTGCCTCTCACCCTCAGTCTGATAACCAGGACTCTCACCAAGCCCAATCCCTGATCCTCGGGCGTTGCCTGCAACGCCTTTTTTGTGTTGGTATGGCTATGATCAAAATCAGAAGATTGATCATCGGGTATCCGTCCGTTCAAACCCCAGTCATGTTATGAATCCAAACCCTGGAATTCAACCCACCTCCTCCCCCACCCCTATCAAACGGATCGGCAATAATCTTGTCACGGCTTACCTTTTGTGGGCCGTCTACTTTATCTTCCCCCTAGCCGGGGGGTTACATCGTCTCTACAATGGCCAGGTCTTTACTGGGCTTCTCTGGATGTTCACCGCAGGATTTTGCGGCCTGGGACAGATCCTGGACGTGTTTTTCATTCCGGGCATGGTCGAAGATTACAACATCAAGTTCAGAGCCAAACGGGGCTTGCTCCCTGATGGCACGCCCATGTCAGTTCCTGCGATCGATCGGCCTCTGACTCGGGATGAAAAAATGGTCAGCCTGGTCAAGGCCGCCTCCGTCCGTGCAGGCAAGCTAACCGTGACCCAGGCTGTGGTAGACACTGGTATGAGCTTCAGTGAAGCGGAAGGTCTTCTGATGGAGATGACCAAATCGGGCTATGTAGAAATCACCAACGATGCTGTCACAGGGATCATCGTCTACGATTTCAAGGAACTCTAGTTCCGCACCAGCCACTTCTGGGCATTCAAGCGCTGCATGATCCCAAACACCATCAAGTCCAGGGTCACTTTGCGCTCGTCAATCAGGAAAGACTCCAGGGTACTAGCCTTAGCCGCATTCTCGGTGTAGGAAAATGCCTTATGTCCCTGAATATCTTCTTTAAAAAAGTAAAGGTTGAACTGGCGTTTGCCAGCCTCCCAGGTGCCGACAATCTGCCAGCATTCTGGCTCCTGGGCAAACCCTGTCACGGGAATCTTTTGTTTTGCCAAAGCCAGGCTGAGGTCAGCAATGCCCTGCTTTTCTAAGGCTGCTTTGAGGGCAGGCAGGTAATCCTGCTGGATAAACTCGGCAAATGGCTTGTCTTCTAGAGCCGGAGGCTTCTCCTTCTTAGCAGCGGCCTTTGGAGCGGCGGCTTTGTCAGCGCCAGTCTCTCCCTCCCCCTTGGCAGCAGTTCTGGGCGCAGGAGGCTTCTCGGCTGGCTTTTTATCGTCAGTCACAGCGTTTTCAGAAGCAGATGTGTTCTCAGGCGTTGTTGATTCTGCCGTCACGGCGTCACCCCCACACTGGAAAGTTAGTAGTAATGTGCTCTCTAACAGATCCTAGTGCATACCGGCAAAAAGTAACGATTCAAACTTACGATTTCAGCCATAGGAATAAAAAAGGCGCGGGTACCCGCGCCTCACCATGCATTCTCATCCGTCGCCATCCGGATCAGCCCCCTGCGATCGCAGGGACGATACTCACTTCATCCCCGTCTTTCAATTCAGTATTGGGACCATCCAGAAAACGAATATCCTCGCTATTGACATAGAAATTGACAAATCGACGCAGTTCTCCCTGGTCATCACAGAGACGCGCCTTGATACCCGGACAGCTTTGTTCCAGGGATTCCAGTAGCTCCGCGACATTTGCGCCGCTGCACTCGATCGTAGCCTGGTCGTTGGTCAGTTTTTGCAAAGGGGTAGGAATCAGAACTTTTACAGCCATAGTTACAATCTTCTAACAAATGACAAAATGATGGGTGACAAAGGACAAGTAACAACCTAAACGAGAACCTGCTGCCATTCCAGCCGATCTAATGTGCGGGAGCGTTCCAGAGCCCGCTCAAAACTCTCCAGTTTGGGTTCGATCGTCAGGGGCTCGTTGATATAGCCCTGCACTGCTTCCTGAGTCTTGAGCCCATTCCCGGTGATGTAAACCACGGTGGTTTCATCAGGATTAATTTTACCGGCTTCCACCAGTTTCTTCAGGACGGCGATCGTGGTGCCACCGGCGGTCTCTGTGAAAATACCTTCGGTTTCAGCCAGGAGTTTGATGCCCTCGATAATTTCTGCATCATTCACCGATTCGATCGCCCCACCCGTCTTACGAGCTACATCGATCGCGTAGATGCCATCTGCCGGGTTCCCAATGGCAATCGACTTGGCGATCGTGTTGGGTTTCACTGGCTTGATGAAATTGCGCTCTTCCCGGTAAGCCTGGGCGATGGGGGAACAGCCTTCAGCCTGAGCCCCGCTACAGCGGACGTTCTTATCCGCCACTAGGCCCACATCGACAAATTCGCGGAACCCCTTGTAGATCTTGGTAAAGAGAGAACCGGAAGCCAGCGGAGCCACAATATGATCCGGTAGTTGCCAGCCCAGTTGCTCAATCACCTCATAGCCCAATGTTTTGGAGCCTTCAGAGTAGTAAGGCCGGAGGTTGATGTTAACAAAGCCCCACCCGTGGGTATTAGCCACTTCCGAACAGAGGCGATTGACCTGATCATAGTTCCCATGCACGGCCATCACTTTCGGCCCGTAAATGAGCGTCCCCAAAACCTTCCCAGCCTCCAGATCGGAGGGAATGAACACGCAGCAATCCAACCCGGCATGGGCCGCGATCGCCGCTGTTGAGTTCGCCAGGTTCCCCGTGCTGGCACAGGAAACGGTGGTGAAACCCAGCTCCCTGGCCCTGGTCAGAGCTACAGATACCACCCGGTCTTTGAAGCTCAGGGTGGGCATGTTAACCGCATCATTCTTGATGTACAGCTTGGTTAATCCCAACCGCCGAGCCAATCGATTGGCCTGCAACAGGGGCGTCATACCCGTGCCCACATCGATCGGGGTGTCCGTTGCCACGGGCAGGAAGGGTCGATAACGCCAGATGGAGTTAGGACCGGCCTGAATGGTTTCACGAGTCACCGTGCGGCGCAGCGCATCGTAGTCATAGACCACTTCCAGAGGGCCAAAGCACATCTCGCACACATGGGTCGCCTTCAGTTCGTACTCAGTGCCGCATTCCTTACATTTGAGGGCTTTGAAAGTAGCGGTTGCCAGCAAGGAGCTGGCTGATAGAGTCTGGGGTTGAGTGGCCTGGGTCATGGTTAAGCTCTCTTTGCGCCGTGGCGGTACAGGTGAGGAAGTTCAGTGAGTTTTTGCTATTGGGGTCGATAGTATCACGGGCCTCAAGACACGTCAAATAATCCCGACATATTTTGTCGGCTTTAAGTTAAAGAAGCTGAGAAGTTTACAGAACAAGGCTTTTACGGCTATCCAGAAAATCAAATTGCTGCTGACAAAAAAATTCACATCTGATCGCCCCCCCAGATCTGAGCTAATCTGAGTCTGGATTTATAATTTCAGATCCCACAGGTTTGATACGGAAGGGAGCAACCACGATGGGGCAGATTCAACTCAGGCAGCGACTGACCGCAGGGACGATCCTCCTGGCTGGCCTCACCAGTTGTTCCAGTTTCCCCACCACAATCAGCCCCAGCACGGAATCCCCTCCCCCGATCGCCTCTCCCATTGCCAGTGCCGCTACCACCCCTTCATCCCAAAACCCTGGCCTCACCCCACAGCAAACAGCCAAACTGAAACCAAAGACAACCCAGACTGCAGCAACCAGGGTTTCCCTGCAGCAAACGTCTCAAACCCTGGCCAGTGGACTTTCACCCATTCCAGCAGATGTCTGCCGCAAAACCAGCTTTTACCGGGTGAAAACGGCTGCCGGTTCTCCCCTCCGCCTGGACGGCAACACAGCCAATCATCAGGTTGCCAACGGTACCACTATCCTGCTCTTAAAGGGAGAACCAACCAGAGAGGCCAAAGTTTGGGTACAACTGGCCAATGGTGTGGAAGGAGGGCTACCCAGCCTTGCTCTGGAGCAAATCTCTTCTGGCTCTCAGTTCAAGGGCAAGATGAAGGTCAAAACCCTGGAAGGAGGAGCGGTCAATGTCCGGTCCCAACCTGTACCCTATGATGATCCTGCGACCAGCCCGGTTGTTGGCACCCTACCCGCCGGTACAGAAGTTGCGATTCTGGGCAGCAAAGGAGACTGGTATTACGGAATAGCCTCCAACGGTCCTCGGGGTTACATCGCCCGTATTTTTTTAGTTTGCCCGTAGAGGCGTTGCAGGCAATGTCTCTACGGGCGAGGCAGGGCATAGACATCCCCAGTTTGTCCCAAGGCAAACCGCAGGGACCAGGATAGGTTCTTGCTGGATAGGGTCAGGAACATCAACAAACCAATCAGGGTCAGCCCTCCGGCCACACCAAAGATGTGGCGATACCCGATCGCAGCCGCTAGCACCCCCATACCGGGGCCAGCCAAGGCAATCCCCAGATCGAAACCGGCCAGACAGAGTCCAAACATGCGAGCCCGTTCATGGGGCCCGGAACGATCGGCCATCAGGGCCGCCACCATGGGAATCAGCATCCCTGCTCCCAAACCCTCCAGAAAACCCGCCAGCAGAAAATCCTGAGCACTATTAGCCCCCCAGACCAGTCCCATCGCTGCGGTATAGAGAATGAGGCTGATGGTGATGAAGAGTCCCCGACCATAGCGATCGGAGGCCTGACCTGCCAGAATCCGGATCATAAAGCTGGCGATCGCAGCGGCAGTATAAAACAGTCCCGGATTCAGAGTTGCTCCTGTTTCCTTAATAAAGAGGGGAATAAAGCTGCTGAGTGCTCCAAAGGCCAGACCCACCATCAGGAGAATCAGGGTTGGGATGCGAATCCGAGGCTCCCACAACAGGCTCCAAAATTGATCTGCTGCCACCCTTGGGTCGGCTCCCCCCCTCTCCTGAGAGGAAGATTCCTGAACTCTGGCAGCACAGAAGAGCCCAATGAATCCCAGACTGGCAGAGAGCAGAAACAGGGGGGTGTAGCCCAACCAGTCCTGGAGAAATCCACCCATAGCTGGTCCCAGAGCCATACCGATGGGATTAACCAGCGTCATGTAGCCGATCAATTCTCCCCGAGCCTGGGGTGGGGCAAGATCAACCACTAGGGCAC
This genomic window contains:
- a CDS encoding NINE protein; translated protein: MNPNPGIQPTSSPTPIKRIGNNLVTAYLLWAVYFIFPLAGGLHRLYNGQVFTGLLWMFTAGFCGLGQILDVFFIPGMVEDYNIKFRAKRGLLPDGTPMSVPAIDRPLTRDEKMVSLVKAASVRAGKLTVTQAVVDTGMSFSEAEGLLMEMTKSGYVEITNDAVTGIIVYDFKEL
- a CDS encoding DUF2996 domain-containing protein; its protein translation is MTDDKKPAEKPPAPRTAAKGEGETGADKAAAPKAAAKKEKPPALEDKPFAEFIQQDYLPALKAALEKQGIADLSLALAKQKIPVTGFAQEPECWQIVGTWEAGKRQFNLYFFKEDIQGHKAFSYTENAAKASTLESFLIDERKVTLDLMVFGIMQRLNAQKWLVRN
- a CDS encoding MoaD/ThiS family protein, whose translation is MAVKVLIPTPLQKLTNDQATIECSGANVAELLESLEQSCPGIKARLCDDQGELRRFVNFYVNSEDIRFLDGPNTELKDGDEVSIVPAIAGG
- the thrC gene encoding threonine synthase is translated as MTQATQPQTLSASSLLATATFKALKCKECGTEYELKATHVCEMCFGPLEVVYDYDALRRTVTRETIQAGPNSIWRYRPFLPVATDTPIDVGTGMTPLLQANRLARRLGLTKLYIKNDAVNMPTLSFKDRVVSVALTRARELGFTTVSCASTGNLANSTAAIAAHAGLDCCVFIPSDLEAGKVLGTLIYGPKVMAVHGNYDQVNRLCSEVANTHGWGFVNINLRPYYSEGSKTLGYEVIEQLGWQLPDHIVAPLASGSLFTKIYKGFREFVDVGLVADKNVRCSGAQAEGCSPIAQAYREERNFIKPVKPNTIAKSIAIGNPADGIYAIDVARKTGGAIESVNDAEIIEGIKLLAETEGIFTETAGGTTIAVLKKLVEAGKINPDETTVVYITGNGLKTQEAVQGYINEPLTIEPKLESFERALERSRTLDRLEWQQVLV
- a CDS encoding SH3 domain-containing protein, whose amino-acid sequence is MGQIQLRQRLTAGTILLAGLTSCSSFPTTISPSTESPPPIASPIASAATTPSSQNPGLTPQQTAKLKPKTTQTAATRVSLQQTSQTLASGLSPIPADVCRKTSFYRVKTAAGSPLRLDGNTANHQVANGTTILLLKGEPTREAKVWVQLANGVEGGLPSLALEQISSGSQFKGKMKVKTLEGGAVNVRSQPVPYDDPATSPVVGTLPAGTEVAILGSKGDWYYGIASNGPRGYIARIFLVCP
- a CDS encoding MFS transporter; this encodes MKTLNALEPGVKRDLLTLFSAGFLFWTSLASLLPVLSLYVESLGGSRQEIGVVMGAFAVGLLLFRAQLGKLADRRSRKLVLLIGMAVVAIAPLGYGVVQSVPLLILLRAFHGISIAAFTTAYSALVVDLAPPQARGELIGYMTLVNPIGMALGPAMGGFLQDWLGYTPLFLLSASLGFIGLFCAARVQESSSQERGGADPRVAADQFWSLLWEPRIRIPTLILLMVGLAFGALSSFIPLFIKETGATLNPGLFYTAAAIASFMIRILAGQASDRYGRGLFITISLILYTAAMGLVWGANSAQDFLLAGFLEGLGAGMLIPMVAALMADRSGPHERARMFGLCLAGFDLGIALAGPGMGVLAAAIGYRHIFGVAGGLTLIGLLMFLTLSSKNLSWSLRFALGQTGDVYALPRP